The Tistrella mobilis genome includes a window with the following:
- a CDS encoding 2-hydroxyacid dehydrogenase, translated as MTTAATPRLPVTAIIAPGWDQPRWQRALVAAAPGLEVRLWPDLGDVSEIEAVLLWKQPAGALAGMSRLGLAQSLGAGVEHLLNDPAIGDHVALGRAVDPAMTGEMVRFVVHAVLAISVDAAGYRAQQAAGLWEERSVPGGALRVGMLGLGELGAAAAQALAGLGFTVTGWSRSARQVAGVTCLSGADGLNRLIGGADCLVNLLPLTDETRGLIDAALLARLPRGAHLVNVARGGHVVEADLLAALDDGRLASATLDVTAVEPLPQGHPFWSHPKIVLTPHVAAASTPETMAPILAESLRRHAAGRPPLDPVERTRGY; from the coding sequence ATGACGACCGCCGCCACCCCCCGCCTGCCCGTCACCGCCATCATCGCGCCCGGTTGGGATCAGCCGCGCTGGCAGCGGGCGCTCGTGGCCGCGGCGCCGGGGCTGGAGGTCAGGCTCTGGCCCGATCTGGGGGATGTGTCCGAGATCGAGGCGGTGCTGCTCTGGAAGCAGCCGGCGGGTGCGCTTGCGGGCATGAGCCGGCTCGGTCTCGCCCAGTCGCTGGGAGCGGGGGTGGAGCATCTGCTGAACGATCCGGCGATCGGCGACCATGTCGCCCTCGGCCGGGCGGTCGACCCGGCGATGACCGGCGAGATGGTGCGCTTCGTTGTCCATGCCGTGCTGGCAATCTCGGTCGACGCGGCCGGCTATCGCGCCCAGCAGGCCGCCGGCCTGTGGGAAGAGCGGAGCGTGCCGGGCGGCGCGCTCAGGGTCGGCATGCTGGGGCTGGGGGAGCTGGGGGCCGCGGCGGCGCAGGCGCTGGCAGGCCTCGGCTTCACCGTCACCGGCTGGTCGCGCAGCGCCAGGCAGGTGGCGGGCGTCACCTGCCTGTCGGGCGCCGACGGGCTGAACCGGCTGATCGGCGGCGCCGACTGCCTGGTCAACCTGCTGCCGCTGACCGACGAGACCCGCGGGCTGATTGATGCCGCCCTGCTGGCCCGCCTGCCCCGGGGGGCGCATCTGGTGAACGTCGCCCGCGGCGGCCATGTGGTCGAAGCCGATCTGCTTGCCGCACTCGACGACGGCCGGCTGGCCTCGGCGACGCTCGACGTGACCGCGGTCGAGCCCCTGCCCCAGGGCCACCCCTTCTGGTCGCATCCGAAAATCGTGCTCACCCCCCATGTCGCGGCGGCCAGCACCCCTGAGACCATGGCGCCCATCCTGGCCGAAAGCCTGCGCCGACATGCCGCCGGCCGGCCGCCGCTCGACCCGGTGGAGC